The Corynebacterium occultum sequence GCAGCACAGTCTCCACGACTCGTTCCACCTGCACCTCATTGCGGCGACGCCACTCAATGAGCTGCTCGATGGAGATCATCTTCAGGCCATGCTCATCGGCGAAGCGACGCAGTTCCGGGCCACGCGCCATGTCAGTGGGGTCATCCTCACTGACAACCTCACAGAGCACACCTGCCGGACGAAGACCGGCCGCGCGGGAAAGGTCGACCGCGGCCTCGGTATGGCCGTCACGGGTGAGTACGCCACCACTTCGGGCACGCAGCGGCACCACATGGCCGGGGCGGGTGAAGTCACTGGCCTTACGCTCCGGGTCAGCCAACCAGCGCAGTGTCTCAGCCCGGGAGGTGGCGGAGATTCCGGTGGTGCCGGTGGCGGCATCCACTGTGACGGTATAAGCCGTCTGGCGGGCATCCTGGTTCCTAGCGATCATCGGGGGGAGGTTCAGCCGGTCGCAGTCCTCCTCCGTCATGGAAACGCAGATATAGCCAGAGCTGTATCGGACCATGAAGGCCACAAGCTCGGGGGTGGCGAGTTCAGCCGCGAAAATAAGGTCGCCCTCATTCTCGCGATCCTCATCATCGACCACCACGACCGCTTCTCCAGCGGCGATGGCGGCGATGGCCTCTTCAACGGTATCCAGGCGCAGCCTGCGAGATTCTTGCTCAGTCACAGTGTTCAACCTTAGCCCGCCGTCGATGAGGATCCGGTCACCGGTCCACCCGCATCGGGGAGGACTCCCCGACTGAGCATCCGTTCGACATACTTGGCCAGCACGTCAACCTCGAGGTTGACGGTGTCGCCGACCTGGAGAGCACCGTGGGTGGTATCCGCCAGGGTGGTCGGGATCAGGGAGACCTCGAACCAGTCCTCCCCCAGCCCCGCCACCGTCAAGGAAGTGCCGTTGATCGCGATGGATCCCTTGGCCACCACATAGGCGGCGAGCGCCTCCGGCAGGGCGAAGCGAAGGACTTCCCAGTGCTCGGAGGGAGTGCGGCTGAGCAGGGCCGAGGTGCCGTCGACATGCCCCTGCATGATGTGGCCGCCGAGGCGGTCGCTGACCGCCAGAGCTCGCTCCAGGTTGACCCTGGAGCCCGGCACCAGCCGGCCGAGATTGGTGGCATCCAGCGTGATCTTCATCAGGTCAGCGGTGAAGAGCTCCGCTTCCTGGGTGGCAACAGTCAGACAGACACCATTGACCGCAATGGAGTCCCCTAATTTGGCATCAGAGAGCACCTGCTTGGCACGGATGCTCATCTGGACGGAGTCACCGAGATCCTTCACGGATTCCACCGTGCCGATCTCCTCCACAATTCCGGTGAACATTAGTCGCTCACGCTACCTTTCTTCTTGAGTTCCAGGAGTAGGTCTCCACCGAGCCTGGTCTGGGAGACTAGTTCGAAGCTGGCCGCACCGGCGAGGGTGTCAGAGACCGCATTCGCCAGGACCGGATGCCCCTGCCCTAAGAGGGTGGGTGCGATATAGGCCTGAATATTGTCCACCAGTCCGGCGGCGAGGAATGCTGAGGCCAGTCCGGCCCCACCTTCGACAAGCACATCACGTGCTCCTGCCTGCCATAACGCCGCCAGGGCGGTGGAAATTTCCGGGTACTGCTCAAAGCCCAGGCGGTGGAGGTTGGGGGCCTGCTCCGCACTGATCGGCCGGGAGCCGATGACCACCCGGCGGGGCTGGGTGTCATGGAGGCTACCGTCTTCCCGGCGGGCGGTCAGCGAGGGGTTGTCAGCCAGGGCGGTACCGGTGCCGATGATGATGCCGTCACGCTGACGACGGTCCTCATGCACTCTGCGCCGGGCCTGATCTCCGGTGATCCACTGGCTGCTGCCATCCAGGGCTGCGGTGAAACCGTCCAGGGTCTGGGCGAATTTGAGGGTCACCGTGGGCCGGCCCAGCTGCAGCGAATTCAGCCAGGGCAGCAGATCCCGGGAGGAGGTGTTGATGCGGACGACCGCCACCTCCTGTTCCCGGAGGAACTGGGCGCCACCACTGGCCTGGCCGTTGGGGTCCGGATGGACGTAGTACACCGCGGCGATACCAGCCTTGAGCAGCGCCTGGGTGCAGGGTCCGGTCCGGCCGATGTGATTGCAGGGTTCCAGGGTGACCACGGCAGTGCCCCCCAGGGCCTTCTCCCCCGCCTCGGCCAGCGCCATGACCTCGGCGTGGGCCCCCCCGGCAGGCTGGGTGCCGCCGACACCGACAATGTTCCCGCTGGTGTCCAGGATGGCGGCACCTACCGGCGGGTTGGGGCTGGTCCGGCCATGTGCCTCGGCACCGGCGGCCAGGGCGGCCGCCAGTCCCCGGGCGAGATCAGCGTCCAGATTCTCCGGGTCTATCGCAGGGATCCTCATGTTTCAGAGGGTCGCCAGTGCCCGCAGCTCCCGGACCGCGGCATTGGGGTCCTCGGCACCGTAGACGGCGGAACCGGCGACGAAGGCATCGCAGCCGGCTTCCGCAGCCTGGGCGATGGTCTCGGCAGAGATGCCGCCGTCGATCTCGATGAGGACATCGAGATTGTTCTCGTCGATGACGGCACGCAGGGTACGGACCTTGT is a genomic window containing:
- a CDS encoding bifunctional 3,4-dihydroxy-2-butanone-4-phosphate synthase/GTP cyclohydrolase II, which codes for MTEQESRRLRLDTVEEAIAAIAAGEAVVVVDDEDRENEGDLIFAAELATPELVAFMVRYSSGYICVSMTEEDCDRLNLPPMIARNQDARQTAYTVTVDAATGTTGISATSRAETLRWLADPERKASDFTRPGHVVPLRARSGGVLTRDGHTEAAVDLSRAAGLRPAGVLCEVVSEDDPTDMARGPELRRFADEHGLKMISIEQLIEWRRRNEVQVERVVETVLPTEHGPFRAIGYRNKVDGFEHIALVAGEPEHDGGEDVLVRVHSECLTGDVFSSRRCDCGPQLQESMRMVQEAGRGIIIYMRGHEGRGIGLLAKLQAYHLQDQGIDTVDANLQLGLPADAREYSSAAQIVRDLGVKSLSLLSNNPYKSSALVGHGVKIGVPTPVPVTPNSDNINYLRTKRDRMGHKLPSVAVWDATHPEEN
- a CDS encoding riboflavin synthase; this translates as MFTGIVEEIGTVESVKDLGDSVQMSIRAKQVLSDAKLGDSIAVNGVCLTVATQEAELFTADLMKITLDATNLGRLVPGSRVNLERALAVSDRLGGHIMQGHVDGTSALLSRTPSEHWEVLRFALPEALAAYVVAKGSIAINGTSLTVAGLGEDWFEVSLIPTTLADTTHGALQVGDTVNLEVDVLAKYVERMLSRGVLPDAGGPVTGSSSTAG
- the ribD gene encoding bifunctional diaminohydroxyphosphoribosylaminopyrimidine deaminase/5-amino-6-(5-phosphoribosylamino)uracil reductase RibD, with protein sequence MRIPAIDPENLDADLARGLAAALAAGAEAHGRTSPNPPVGAAILDTSGNIVGVGGTQPAGGAHAEVMALAEAGEKALGGTAVVTLEPCNHIGRTGPCTQALLKAGIAAVYYVHPDPNGQASGGAQFLREQEVAVVRINTSSRDLLPWLNSLQLGRPTVTLKFAQTLDGFTAALDGSSQWITGDQARRRVHEDRRQRDGIIIGTGTALADNPSLTARREDGSLHDTQPRRVVIGSRPISAEQAPNLHRLGFEQYPEISTALAALWQAGARDVLVEGGAGLASAFLAAGLVDNIQAYIAPTLLGQGHPVLANAVSDTLAGAASFELVSQTRLGGDLLLELKKKGSVSD